The Deinococcus sp. Leaf326 DNA window GAAGAACACGAGGTCCTCGTCGCTGAATTTCAGGAGGTCCGACTGCCGGACGACCTTCGTGAACACGGCGCGGTAGTCGGGGTGATGGTGCGTGATGCGTGCGTTGGGGTCGAAACTGATTTTCACGCCCGCCGCCCGGGCCTGGGCCAGTACGCCCAGCAGCGTGTCGGCCAGCGGCCAGCGCGCGAGGCTGATGCCGCCCAGGTGCAGCCAGCGCGCCGCGCCCAGCCAGCCCTCTGGCAACAACGCAGGGTCGAAGTGCAGGTCGGCGCTGTTCTCACCCAGAAAGCGGTAGGCGGGCGGCGACTTGCTGTAGACCACCGCGAGCAGCGTCGGTGCGATGGCCCGCTGGAGGAAGCGGGGGTCGAGGCCCGCGTCCAGGGACCCGCTCAGCAGCTCGTCGCCGAAATTGTCCTGCCCCACCGCGCCCGCAAAGGCGCTGGGCACCCCCAGCCGGGCGCAGGCGCGCGCCACGTTCCAGCCGGCGCCGCCAGGGTGGGCCTCCCAGGTGTTGCCCCCGGCGGTGACGAGGTCGGTCAGGGCTTCTCCGGCACTCACGATCAGGGGCAGCGGGCGGTCCATGTCCCCGAGCGTAGCAAGCCGGATGTGGGAACAGCGCCGGGCTGCCTGCCTTG harbors:
- a CDS encoding carbohydrate kinase, producing MDRPLPLIVSAGEALTDLVTAGGNTWEAHPGGAGWNVARACARLGVPSAFAGAVGQDNFGDELLSGSLDAGLDPRFLQRAIAPTLLAVVYSKSPPAYRFLGENSADLHFDPALLPEGWLGAARWLHLGGISLARWPLADTLLGVLAQARAAGVKISFDPNARITHHHPDYRAVFTKVVRQSDLLKFSDEDLVFFFPGRSEEDALRDLRGMNAQAPIVITRGAAGASLYHAAGRADLPTVPVAVADTVGAGDALCAGLLVSATERPEARWTEHLALGLRAAAVACSHAGAYAPTREDVARLGAS